One window of the Perca flavescens isolate YP-PL-M2 chromosome 16, PFLA_1.0, whole genome shotgun sequence genome contains the following:
- the cplx4a gene encoding complexin-4a, producing the protein MAFLIKSMIGNPLSGIGLGGGGDKEEEAAPTDPAKAAGMTREEYEEYQKQVVEEKMERDADFLHKKAERATLRVCLREKYRLPKSEQDENMIEIAGDDVDVPEELLKMVDEDATEEEGKDSIMGQFQNLQNMDMDQLKEKASATVTELKSKAEEKCSVM; encoded by the exons ATGGCTTTCTTGATCAAGAGCATGATTGGGAACCCCCTGTCAGGGATCGGTCTGGGTGGTGGAGGTGACAAAGAAGAGGAGGCCGCCCCCACAGATCCAGCCAAAGCAGCAGGGATGACACGCGAGGAGTATGAAGAGTACCAAAAACAGGTGGTGGAGGAGAA gatGGAAAGAGATGCAGATTTCTTACACAAGAAGGCAGAGAGGGCAACACTCAGGGTGTGCCTCAGAGAAAAATACAGGCTGCCAAAG AGCGAGCAGGATGAGAACATGATTGAGATAGCCGGGGACGACGTGGACGTGCCCGAGGAGCTGCTCAAGATGGTGGACGAGGACGCCACGGAGGAGGAGGGCAAGGACTCCATCATGGGCCAGTTTCAAAACTTGCAGAACATGGACATGGACCAGCTGAAGGAGAAGGCCTCGGCCACCGTCACCGAGCTGAAGAGCAAAGCAGAGGAGAAGTGCTCCGTCATGTGA